GCCGGCCGCTGGTTCAGCGCGTCCATCACGCGCTCTCGGTGCTCGGGCCACGCCTGGCCGGCAGCGGCACGGACGCCGTCGGCGTGGGTAGCGGTCGGCCACCGGTCGAACACCGCCAGCCTGGCGGTGAGTTCCTCGGCCGGCCGGTGCTCGGCCAGCAGCCGGCACCACAGGCGGGCAGCGTGGACCGACTGGTGGCCCCGGTCGAAGAAGGTTGCCTGGCGTGCCCAGTCGATCGCGAGGTCGGTCTCGCCGATCTCGGCAAACGCCTCGGCGGTGTCCTCCAGCCAGGCGGCGACCTTCCGGTCACGGGCATGGGTGGTGATGATCGCGTCGAGATCCCGATCCCAGACCGCCAGCCGCTGGGCGTTGCACTCCAGCACGAACCGGGCATGCCGCAGCCCCGCCTGCTGCTCCCACCCGGTCGGGTCGGCCGTCCGCTGCAGCCACAACGCATGTTCTTCCGCTTCGGTCGGGGCGGGACCCACCGAAGCGGCGATCTCGGCGAGCCTGGTCTTGTACAGGGCCATCCCGCGGTCGCCGAGCGCCGGCCCGTAAGCGGCGGGGTCCAGGGTGAAGTAGTCGACGACGCCGTCGAACTGGAAGTCGATCATCCAGGCCACCAGCCGGGCCGGTGGGGGAGGCGCGGCGTTGGTGAGGTCGGCGTGCAGGGCGAGGAGGTCCTTGATCGCGTCGCCGATGATGCCGCTGGAGTCGTCCGCGCGGGCGATCGCCTTCAACGCGGTCGCCAGCGCACGCTGGGTCACCGGCAACACCTCGGCCGCCGGCTGCGTGTGTGCGGCAGCGCGCAGCAGGGCGACCGCCTGGTGGACGCCCTGGCCGTAGCTGTTGG
Above is a window of Propioniciclava coleopterorum DNA encoding:
- a CDS encoding DUF6880 family protein translates to MSWRALRGHPAAANSADFSRTGSWQTDRHPIRPGGVHVGSLADAVLPLVRTRTDLHRWSAANSYGQGVHQAVALLRAAAHTQPAAEVLPVTQRALATALKAIARADDSSGIIGDAIKDLLALHADLTNAAPPPPARLVAWMIDFQFDGVVDYFTLDPAAYGPALGDRGMALYKTRLAEIAASVGPAPTEAEEHALWLQRTADPTGWEQQAGLRHARFVLECNAQRLAVWDRDLDAIITTHARDRKVAAWLEDTAEAFAEIGETDLAIDWARQATFFDRGHQSVHAARLWCRLLAEHRPAEELTARLAVFDRWPTATHADGVRAAAGQAWPEHRERVMDALNQRPAEAVSFALHSLDDVELAWELAHSLGLDEPGLWGTLADRYEKVDPLAVVPIHTRQVLDHLEHADAQHYRAAARKLAHLRALTRDTEVADGVDALVADLREAHRRRPRLQQEFTRAGLP